One genomic segment of Styela clava chromosome 3, kaStyClav1.hap1.2, whole genome shotgun sequence includes these proteins:
- the LOC120342769 gene encoding uncharacterized protein LOC120342769 yields MDLFEILFFISLICGLLAELKVPAGSCVSKIVNGKLVQVGDCKKDDGSEIARLIQKSLEEKKKAEIKCDVTYNSKCFRAVMYGTSNVTFNDAQSICKSTNNGKPANMYDPTNYQLLVSYLHTLLPAGGGFINIWTGMKYSHQSNLLSLSSGVSFTIEKEVWIFGYPSSDALQTNVIVRVSNDLGNSGLLNGAPSWTIHGVICEI; encoded by the exons ATGGACCTCTTCGAAATACTTTTCTTTATCTCTCTCATCTGTGGCTTGCTTGCGGAGCTAAAAGTTCCAG CTGGATCCTGCGTTTCCAAGATCGTGAATGGGAAACTCGTCCAAGTTGGCGATTGCAAG aaaGACGATGGATCTG AAATCGCCAGATTGATCCAGAAGAGTCttgaagaaaagaaaaaagctgaaa tTAAATGTGACGTCACATACAATTCCAAATGCTTCCGAGCAGTGATGTATGGTACAAGCAACGTCACCTTCAATGACGCTCAATCGATTTGCAAATCAACGAACAATGGAAAACCCGCAAATATGTATGACCCCACGAATTACCAGTTGCTGGTCTCCTATCTACACACACTGCTCCCTGCTGGTGGGGGATTCATCAACATCTGGACAGGAATGAAGTATAGTCATCAG AGCAATCTGCTTTCGCTGTCAAGTGGAGTGTCATTCACTATAGAAAAAGAAGTGTGGATTTTTGGGTATCCCTCATCCGATGCATTGCAAACAAATGTTATTGTTAGGGTATCGAACGATCTTGGTAATAGTGGATTACTCAATGGCGCACCATCCTGGACAATCCACGGTGTCATCTGTGAAATATAA